From Halosolutus amylolyticus, a single genomic window includes:
- a CDS encoding DUF7331 family protein, translated as MTDQLPTPDRQPAAESVRFDQYVTYEDDDGTVVCDRSNPAAWIRATELVPCRR; from the coding sequence ATGACTGACCAACTCCCCACGCCGGACCGCCAGCCCGCGGCGGAATCGGTCCGGTTCGACCAGTACGTGACCTACGAGGACGACGACGGCACGGTCGTCTGCGATCGATCGAACCCGGCCGCCTGGATCCGGGCGACCGAACTGGTTCCCTGTCGGCGGTAG
- a CDS encoding zinc ribbon domain-containing protein, protein MTWLRALAAAGLSVVMPGAGHVLIRDWLRALVFSGLFLSAFVILLPTEQLAAAGTVTEGMDVVTDETSTLSRFVLSFIVLFATIDAAFRAMGFPPNAGDAADGPTCPECGKELDEDLTFCHWCTTRLERPEVDEREDELTQP, encoded by the coding sequence ATGACGTGGCTTCGTGCGCTCGCCGCCGCCGGTCTCTCCGTAGTCATGCCAGGCGCAGGTCACGTTCTCATCCGGGACTGGCTCCGCGCGCTGGTCTTCTCGGGACTGTTCCTCTCGGCGTTCGTGATTCTCCTGCCCACCGAACAGCTCGCCGCTGCCGGCACGGTAACGGAGGGAATGGACGTCGTCACCGATGAGACCAGTACGCTGAGTCGGTTCGTCCTCTCGTTTATCGTGCTGTTCGCCACGATCGACGCGGCCTTCCGGGCGATGGGATTCCCACCGAACGCGGGTGACGCCGCCGACGGCCCGACCTGTCCCGAGTGTGGCAAGGAACTCGACGAGGACCTCACGTTCTGTCACTGGTGTACGACGCGGCTGGAACGGCCCGAAGTCGACGAACGGGAGGACGAACTCACGCAGCCCTAG
- a CDS encoding type I 3-dehydroquinate dehydratase, with protein sequence MTLSFDTFVCAASTADLADAADPIAREHADAIEYRMDLADDPLAALEAYDGDLPILATNRADWEGGEWTGDDETRLDVLARATAIDAVDAIDVELAAVLDGDADDLLETVRDRTVSIVVSAHDFEGTPPRQELVRTLTEAGKYGDVAKLAVTAESRADTLALLSATEQLTAHGDTVATMAMGEAGRHTRAVAPVYGSRIGYAPVDPADATAPGQYDLETLSRLVDRLS encoded by the coding sequence ATGACGCTCTCGTTCGACACCTTCGTCTGCGCCGCCTCGACCGCCGACCTCGCGGACGCCGCCGATCCGATCGCCCGCGAACACGCCGACGCGATCGAGTACCGGATGGACCTCGCCGACGACCCGCTGGCCGCGCTCGAAGCGTACGACGGCGACCTGCCGATCCTCGCGACGAACCGCGCCGACTGGGAGGGCGGCGAGTGGACGGGCGACGACGAGACCCGACTCGACGTGCTCGCCCGGGCGACGGCGATCGACGCGGTCGACGCGATCGACGTCGAACTCGCGGCGGTCCTCGACGGCGACGCCGACGACCTCCTCGAGACCGTGCGCGACCGGACCGTCTCGATCGTCGTCTCGGCCCACGACTTCGAGGGAACGCCGCCCCGCCAGGAACTCGTCCGGACGCTGACGGAGGCCGGCAAGTACGGTGACGTCGCGAAACTGGCCGTGACTGCGGAATCGAGGGCCGATACGCTCGCCCTGCTCTCGGCGACGGAACAGTTGACGGCCCACGGCGACACCGTGGCGACGATGGCGATGGGGGAGGCGGGACGACACACGCGAGCCGTAGCACCGGTGTACGGCTCCCGGATCGGCTACGCGCCCGTCGACCCGGCCGACGCGACCGCGCCCGGACAGTACGATCTCGAGACGCTCTCGCGACTCGTCGATCGGCTCTCGTGA
- a CDS encoding transcription initiation factor IIB: MTNAPSNTRVRRTEQETTDETTEQEENDLACPECTGNLVVDDEHGETVCEDCGLVVEEDSVDRGPEWRAFDATEKNEKSRVGAPTTNTMHDKGLSTNIDWRNKDAYGNSLGSRQREKMQRLRKWNERFRTRDSKERNLKQALGEIDRMASALGLPTNVRETASVIYRRALDEDLLPGRSIEGVSTSCVYAAARQAGVPRSLDEIADVSRVEKNEIARTYRYVVRELGLEVQPADPESYVPRFASGLDLSDEAEHRARGLLQNAKEKGVHSGKSPVGLAAAAVYAAALLTNEKTTQAAVSDVADISEVTIRNRYHELLEAEETLGLA, translated from the coding sequence ATGACAAACGCACCATCGAACACCAGAGTACGGCGTACCGAACAGGAAACGACGGACGAAACGACCGAGCAGGAGGAAAACGACCTCGCGTGCCCGGAGTGTACGGGCAATCTCGTCGTCGACGACGAGCACGGCGAAACCGTCTGTGAGGACTGCGGCCTCGTCGTCGAGGAGGACTCCGTGGACCGCGGGCCGGAGTGGCGCGCGTTCGACGCCACCGAGAAGAACGAGAAGTCCCGCGTGGGCGCACCCACGACGAACACGATGCACGACAAGGGGCTCTCGACCAACATCGACTGGCGCAACAAGGACGCCTACGGCAACTCGCTGGGATCGCGCCAGCGCGAGAAGATGCAGCGCCTGCGCAAGTGGAACGAGCGCTTCCGCACTCGCGACTCGAAGGAGCGCAACCTCAAACAGGCCCTCGGCGAGATCGATCGGATGGCCAGCGCGCTCGGCCTCCCGACGAACGTCCGCGAAACCGCCAGCGTCATCTACCGCCGCGCGCTCGACGAGGACCTCCTCCCGGGTCGATCGATCGAGGGCGTCTCGACGTCCTGCGTCTACGCCGCCGCGCGCCAGGCCGGCGTCCCCCGATCGCTCGACGAGATCGCGGACGTCTCCCGCGTCGAGAAGAACGAGATCGCCCGCACCTACCGCTACGTCGTGCGGGAACTGGGCCTCGAGGTCCAGCCCGCGGACCCCGAGAGCTACGTGCCACGGTTCGCGTCGGGACTCGACCTCTCGGACGAGGCCGAACACCGCGCGCGCGGCCTGCTCCAGAACGCGAAGGAGAAGGGCGTCCACAGCGGCAAGTCGCCGGTCGGTCTGGCCGCCGCGGCGGTCTACGCCGCCGCCCTGCTGACCAACGAGAAGACCACGCAGGCGGCCGTTAGCGACGTCGCGGACATCTCCGAGGTCACGATCCGGAACCGTTACCACGAACTGCTTGAGGCCGAAGAGACGCTCGGGCTCGCGTAA
- the yjjX gene encoding inosine/xanthosine triphosphatase, whose product MNVAVGSTNPVKVAAVERRLDRFDPTVTAVAVDSGVPEQPWSIEETVTGAENRARRARAATDATYGVGLEGGVARLDGVEGLSLIMWAVATDGKRIEHGGGPTLRLPDRIASRLEAGEELGPVMDDVLGTENVAEAEGAAGVLTDDLTDRTQALGEAVACAFGPLVRSGIEP is encoded by the coding sequence ATGAACGTCGCCGTCGGGAGCACGAACCCGGTCAAGGTCGCGGCCGTCGAACGGAGACTCGATCGATTCGATCCGACCGTCACTGCCGTCGCGGTCGACTCCGGCGTCCCCGAACAGCCGTGGTCGATCGAGGAGACCGTCACGGGGGCGGAGAACCGCGCCCGACGCGCTCGTGCCGCGACGGACGCGACGTACGGCGTCGGCCTCGAAGGCGGTGTCGCCCGACTCGACGGGGTGGAGGGTCTTTCGCTGATCATGTGGGCTGTCGCGACCGACGGGAAACGCATCGAGCACGGCGGCGGGCCGACGCTTCGTCTCCCCGATCGTATCGCGTCGCGACTCGAGGCGGGCGAGGAACTCGGGCCGGTCATGGACGACGTCCTCGGGACCGAGAACGTCGCCGAAGCCGAGGGTGCCGCCGGCGTGCTCACCGACGACCTGACCGATCGGACGCAGGCGCTCGGCGAGGCCGTCGCCTGTGCGTTCGGGCCGCTCGTCCGATCGGGTATCGAGCCGTAG
- a CDS encoding DUF7123 family protein: MAPDLTSKQRQILQYLRENAATKTYFKSRLIGKELGMTAKEVGANITALQEGDYEVEIEKWGYSSSTTWKVDV; encoded by the coding sequence ATGGCCCCCGACCTCACGAGCAAACAGCGCCAGATTCTCCAGTACCTCCGGGAGAACGCGGCGACGAAGACGTACTTCAAGTCGCGGCTCATCGGGAAAGAGCTCGGGATGACGGCCAAGGAGGTCGGTGCGAACATCACCGCACTCCAGGAAGGTGACTACGAGGTCGAGATCGAAAAGTGGGGCTACTCCTCGAGTACGACCTGGAAGGTCGACGTGTAA
- a CDS encoding HAD family hydrolase, whose protein sequence is MEPVLFDMDGVILEGPRTDPQVYDDAADAALADLGADPTPAQRRSLRQHDLEGVEATCTDLGIDSDRFWRLKEHYASVGTHERIRSGDRGLYDVDAIADLGGRTTIGLVTNNRHETATFVADYLESEFGVAFDVVRGREPTFEGYRRRKPDPYYLERALGDLGVEGGLYIGDFPKDVTAGTAAGLETALLRRPHNRGLERPADATYELESLAALLDTVSID, encoded by the coding sequence ATGGAACCGGTCCTCTTCGATATGGACGGGGTCATCCTCGAGGGTCCCCGGACCGACCCGCAGGTCTACGACGACGCCGCGGACGCCGCCCTCGCTGACCTCGGTGCCGACCCGACGCCAGCCCAGCGGCGGTCGCTCCGGCAACACGATCTCGAGGGCGTCGAGGCGACGTGTACGGACCTCGGAATCGACTCCGATCGCTTCTGGCGACTGAAAGAGCACTACGCCTCCGTGGGCACCCACGAGCGGATCCGCTCGGGCGACCGGGGGCTCTACGACGTCGACGCGATTGCCGATCTCGGAGGTCGAACGACGATCGGACTGGTCACCAACAACCGCCACGAGACGGCGACGTTCGTCGCCGATTACCTCGAGAGCGAATTCGGCGTCGCGTTCGACGTCGTCCGCGGACGAGAACCGACGTTCGAGGGGTACCGGCGACGGAAACCGGACCCGTACTACCTCGAGCGCGCGCTCGGCGACCTCGGCGTCGAAGGGGGACTCTACATCGGCGACTTCCCGAAAGACGTGACGGCGGGCACTGCGGCCGGACTCGAGACTGCCCTCCTGCGTCGTCCACACAACCGCGGTCTCGAGCGCCCCGCGGACGCGACCTACGAACTCGAGTCGCTCGCGGCGCTTCTGGACACCGTCTCGATCGACTGA
- a CDS encoding winged helix-turn-helix transcriptional regulator — protein MVSPDGVDDDKRATLRRFAALGATAPLARFSETASAETGESDARDAIAGYLSTTPGAHFSKIRDDLRLGTGETQHHLRQLEEAGAIERYSDGDYKRFVLADRFDEFEKDALGYLRRSTPRGMLIELLLDPDATAGDLADALEVSPPTVSKYAGELEEASLLSRDDGYAVERPETVLLLIVRHADSFGERAMTLAREANAHLEYTG, from the coding sequence ATGGTATCGCCCGACGGGGTCGACGACGACAAACGGGCAACCCTGCGCCGATTCGCCGCCCTCGGGGCCACTGCCCCGCTCGCCCGGTTTTCCGAAACCGCGAGTGCCGAGACGGGCGAGAGCGATGCCCGTGACGCGATCGCGGGCTACCTCTCGACGACGCCCGGGGCTCACTTCTCGAAGATCCGGGACGACCTCCGGCTCGGAACGGGTGAAACCCAGCACCACCTCCGCCAGCTCGAGGAGGCCGGGGCGATCGAGCGATACAGCGACGGCGACTACAAGCGGTTCGTCCTGGCTGACCGGTTCGACGAGTTCGAAAAGGACGCGCTGGGCTATCTCCGTCGATCGACGCCCCGGGGCATGCTGATCGAACTCCTCCTGGATCCCGACGCCACCGCCGGTGACCTCGCGGACGCGCTCGAAGTGTCACCGCCGACCGTGAGCAAGTACGCGGGCGAACTGGAGGAGGCGTCCCTCCTCTCGCGCGACGACGGCTACGCGGTCGAGCGGCCCGAAACGGTGTTGCTCCTGATCGTCCGCCACGCCGACTCCTTCGGCGAGCGAGCGATGACGCTCGCCCGCGAAGCGAACGCCCACCTCGAGTACACCGGATAG
- a CDS encoding SPFH domain-containing protein, whose protein sequence is MELLPLQTGGALLFIGALLLVVVIAALLSAIEIVNAYEKRTLTVFGEYRKLLEPGINWVPPFVSNTYRFDMRTQTLDVPRQEAITRDNSPVTADAVVYIKVMDAKKAFLEVDDYKKAVSNLAQTTLRAVLGDMELDDTLNKRQEINAKIRTELDEPTDEWGIRVESVEVREVNPSKDVQRAMEQQTSAERKRRAMILEAQGERRSAVEKAEGDKQSEIIRAQGEKQSQILEAQGDAISTVLRARSAESMGERAVIDKGMDALTEIGQSESTTFVMPQELTSMVGRYGKHLSGSDVKEDGEQLESLEFDEETRELIGLDDIAEIIGEIDQEAEMDVEAMEQEAQAIKEGEDPSNIADPDEVIEEMDQDFQGRTDGGTDASAGDADGSRTDD, encoded by the coding sequence ATGGAGCTACTCCCACTGCAAACCGGTGGTGCCCTGCTGTTCATCGGTGCCCTCCTCCTCGTCGTCGTCATCGCCGCGCTTCTCAGCGCGATCGAGATCGTCAACGCCTACGAGAAGCGCACGCTGACGGTGTTCGGCGAATACCGGAAGCTGCTGGAGCCCGGGATCAACTGGGTGCCGCCGTTCGTCTCGAACACGTACCGATTCGACATGCGGACACAGACGCTGGACGTGCCCCGCCAGGAGGCGATCACGCGGGACAACTCCCCCGTGACCGCCGACGCGGTCGTCTACATCAAAGTGATGGACGCGAAGAAGGCCTTCCTCGAGGTCGACGACTACAAGAAGGCCGTCTCGAACCTCGCCCAGACGACCCTGCGTGCCGTGCTGGGGGACATGGAACTCGACGACACCCTGAACAAGCGCCAGGAGATCAACGCGAAGATCCGCACCGAACTCGACGAACCCACCGACGAGTGGGGGATCCGCGTCGAGAGCGTGGAAGTCCGCGAGGTCAACCCCTCGAAGGACGTCCAGCGCGCGATGGAGCAACAGACCTCCGCGGAGCGCAAACGTCGCGCCATGATTCTCGAGGCCCAGGGTGAACGCCGCAGCGCCGTCGAGAAGGCCGAGGGTGACAAGCAGTCCGAGATCATCCGCGCCCAGGGTGAAAAGCAGAGCCAGATTCTCGAAGCGCAGGGTGACGCCATCTCGACCGTCCTGCGCGCCCGTTCGGCCGAATCGATGGGCGAACGCGCGGTCATCGACAAGGGGATGGACGCCCTGACCGAGATCGGCCAGAGCGAATCGACGACGTTCGTCATGCCCCAGGAACTGACCTCGATGGTCGGCCGCTACGGCAAGCACCTCTCGGGAAGCGACGTCAAGGAGGACGGCGAACAGCTCGAGAGTCTCGAGTTCGACGAGGAAACCCGCGAACTGATCGGCCTGGACGACATCGCCGAGATCATCGGCGAGATCGACCAGGAAGCGGAGATGGACGTCGAGGCGATGGAACAGGAGGCCCAGGCGATCAAGGAAGGCGAGGATCCGTCGAACATCGCCGACCCGGACGAGGTCATCGAGGAGATGGACCAGGACTTCCAGGGCCGGACCGACGGCGGGACCGACGCCTCCGCGGGCGACGCCGACGGCTCACGGACGGACGACTAA
- a CDS encoding NfeD family protein, with the protein MLELLVENMALALLAAGLVLMGLEALSPGAHLIVIGIALVGAGLVGIVFPGTVGPLALAALTLVIGIAATYVYREFDFYGGKGTAQTSDSKSLAGSTGYVTETVTTRGGEVKLDAGGFAPYYSARTTSGTIDEGEEIIVLDPGGGNVLTVESLGAIGEDEIDRALAEESAANADRDADAGASTARDESEESDESATETESSRSD; encoded by the coding sequence ATGCTCGAACTCCTCGTGGAAAATATGGCCCTCGCGTTGCTGGCGGCGGGGCTCGTCCTGATGGGGCTGGAGGCTCTCTCGCCGGGGGCTCACCTCATCGTCATCGGGATCGCACTGGTCGGTGCGGGCCTCGTCGGGATCGTCTTTCCCGGCACGGTGGGCCCGCTCGCGCTGGCCGCGCTCACGCTCGTGATCGGTATCGCGGCGACCTACGTCTACCGCGAGTTCGACTTCTACGGCGGGAAGGGGACGGCACAGACGTCGGACTCGAAGTCCCTGGCCGGGTCGACGGGCTACGTCACCGAGACCGTCACGACCCGCGGCGGCGAGGTCAAACTCGACGCTGGCGGCTTTGCACCCTACTACAGCGCCCGAACGACCAGCGGGACGATCGACGAGGGCGAAGAGATAATCGTTCTCGATCCCGGCGGCGGGAACGTCCTCACGGTCGAATCGCTCGGCGCGATCGGCGAGGACGAGATCGATCGCGCGCTCGCAGAGGAGTCGGCCGCCAACGCCGATCGCGACGCGGATGCCGGCGCGTCGACCGCACGCGACGAGTCCGAGGAGTCCGACGAGTCGGCGACCGAAACGGAATCGAGTCGGTCCGACTGA
- a CDS encoding DUF7312 domain-containing protein, with translation MAEDASGDDRDDRDGRDWQSEGPRDATAEDWQTDRDDAPTPDDGADAPGRRDGDDDSGHIGAGGDRAERDRIPIDLSGPDDDREWGDEPADTDEEGYVPEPSSTPIEAGDPTLEHAIFVLLGAIAMILVIIRLLALPLG, from the coding sequence ATGGCAGAGGACGCGTCCGGTGACGATCGCGACGACCGCGACGGACGAGACTGGCAGTCGGAGGGACCACGGGACGCCACGGCGGAAGACTGGCAGACCGATCGCGACGACGCACCGACGCCCGACGATGGCGCGGACGCACCGGGTCGGCGTGACGGGGACGACGACTCCGGTCACATCGGTGCCGGCGGCGATCGGGCCGAGCGCGATCGGATTCCGATCGATCTCTCGGGGCCGGACGACGATCGGGAGTGGGGCGACGAGCCCGCGGACACGGACGAGGAGGGATACGTACCGGAACCGAGTTCGACACCGATCGAGGCCGGCGATCCGACCCTCGAGCACGCGATCTTCGTCCTGCTGGGCGCGATCGCGATGATCCTTGTCATTATCCGACTGCTGGCGCTTCCACTTGGTTGA
- the pyk gene encoding pyruvate kinase — protein sequence MRNAKIVCTLGPASNTRSAIRSLADAGMSVARLNASHGSREDRAELIDRVRAVDDERDEPVAVMLDMQGPEIRTAPLPEGETVHLETGSEIVFAEGEDATPDRIGLSLPIDAVEAGDRILLDDGLIETTVIEQDDDGIRARVDTGGDLGGRKGVNVPGVDLDLDVVTESDRKDLELAAEKEVDFVAASFVRDAEDVYEVSEVLEDLGAEIPIVAKIERAGAVDNLNEIVDASYGVMVARGDLGVECPMEDVPMIQKRIIRKCHEAGKPVITATEMLDSMVHARRPTRAEASDVANAVLDGTDAVMLSAETAIGDHPPAVVSAMDSIIREVEGSAEYDELLEQRVPASGDARTDALARSARFLARDIGADAVVAATESGYTALKTAKYRPGVPVVASTPSHRVRRQLALSWGVTPLYANVSDQGAGAVVEKAVQAALNADVAESGDTVVVLCGMMTELEGANTTNMLKVHVAAEALTTGRVVVEGRTSGPLVSVRDGDLSEVPDGAILALPAEFDDEFEGDLTKIGGIVDAQRGMTGYPSLVAREIGIPMISGADLTDDGDGQTVTLDAERGVVYGGDTRDGSDRA from the coding sequence ATGAGAAACGCGAAGATCGTCTGTACCCTGGGGCCGGCCTCGAACACCCGGTCGGCGATCCGGAGCCTCGCCGACGCGGGCATGTCCGTCGCCAGGCTGAACGCGAGCCACGGCAGCCGCGAGGACCGGGCCGAACTGATCGATCGCGTCCGGGCCGTCGACGACGAACGCGACGAACCCGTCGCGGTGATGCTCGACATGCAGGGCCCCGAGATCCGCACTGCACCGCTTCCCGAGGGCGAGACGGTTCACCTCGAGACCGGCTCCGAGATCGTCTTCGCCGAGGGCGAGGACGCGACTCCCGATCGGATCGGCCTCTCCTTGCCGATCGACGCCGTCGAGGCGGGTGATCGCATCCTGCTCGACGACGGGTTGATCGAGACGACCGTGATCGAGCAGGACGACGACGGGATCCGCGCCCGGGTCGACACCGGCGGCGACCTCGGTGGTCGCAAGGGCGTCAACGTCCCCGGCGTCGACCTCGATCTCGACGTCGTCACCGAGTCCGATCGGAAGGACCTCGAACTCGCCGCCGAGAAGGAGGTCGACTTCGTCGCGGCGAGTTTCGTCCGGGACGCCGAGGACGTCTACGAGGTCAGCGAGGTCCTGGAAGACCTCGGCGCGGAGATTCCGATCGTCGCGAAGATCGAACGCGCCGGCGCGGTGGACAACCTGAACGAGATCGTCGACGCCTCCTACGGGGTCATGGTCGCTCGCGGAGACCTCGGCGTCGAGTGTCCGATGGAGGACGTCCCGATGATCCAGAAGCGGATCATTCGCAAGTGCCACGAGGCGGGCAAGCCGGTCATCACGGCCACGGAGATGCTCGACTCGATGGTCCACGCGCGCCGTCCCACCCGGGCCGAGGCGTCGGACGTCGCCAACGCCGTCCTCGACGGCACCGACGCGGTCATGCTGTCCGCGGAAACCGCGATCGGCGACCACCCGCCCGCGGTCGTGAGCGCCATGGACAGCATCATCCGCGAGGTCGAGGGCTCCGCGGAGTACGACGAGTTACTCGAACAGCGCGTGCCCGCGTCGGGAGACGCGCGGACGGACGCGCTGGCTCGATCGGCCCGCTTCCTGGCGCGGGACATCGGCGCGGACGCCGTCGTGGCCGCGACCGAGTCCGGCTACACCGCGCTGAAGACGGCGAAGTACCGTCCCGGCGTGCCGGTCGTCGCGTCGACGCCGAGCCACCGCGTCCGCCGACAACTCGCGCTCTCGTGGGGCGTGACCCCGCTGTACGCCAACGTCTCGGACCAGGGGGCCGGCGCCGTCGTCGAGAAAGCGGTGCAGGCGGCGCTGAACGCCGACGTGGCCGAAAGCGGCGACACGGTAGTCGTCCTCTGTGGGATGATGACCGAACTCGAGGGTGCGAACACGACGAACATGCTCAAGGTCCACGTCGCCGCGGAGGCGCTGACAACCGGCCGGGTGGTCGTCGAGGGCCGGACCTCCGGCCCGCTCGTGTCGGTCCGGGACGGGGATCTCTCCGAGGTTCCGGACGGCGCCATCCTCGCACTGCCGGCCGAGTTCGACGACGAGTTCGAGGGCGACCTCACGAAGATCGGCGGGATCGTCGACGCCCAGCGCGGCATGACCGGCTACCCTTCGCTGGTCGCCCGCGAGATAGGGATCCCGATGATCAGCGGCGCGGACCTCACGGACGACGGCGACGGACAGACCGTGACCCTCGACGCCGAGCGCGGCGTCGTCTACGGCGGGGACACCCGCGACGGGAGCGATCGGGCCTGA
- a CDS encoding GYD domain-containing protein, whose translation MPTYASLIELADRDVQNAQEMASIWGEVRTEFEQHNAELLDSYAILGEHDFLALFEAGDNEAAFKCALTLRRHGLDGQTMEVVDTDDISNLVDEI comes from the coding sequence GTGCCCACCTACGCCTCGCTCATCGAACTCGCCGATCGGGACGTCCAGAACGCCCAGGAGATGGCCTCGATCTGGGGTGAGGTCAGAACCGAGTTCGAACAGCACAACGCCGAACTGCTGGACTCGTACGCGATCCTCGGGGAACACGACTTCCTCGCCCTGTTCGAGGCAGGTGACAACGAGGCGGCGTTCAAATGCGCGCTCACGCTCCGTCGTCACGGCCTCGACGGCCAGACCATGGAGGTCGTCGACACGGACGACATCTCCAATCTGGTCGACGAGATCTGA
- a CDS encoding potassium channel family protein: MADRPILRRTLAPITSFVAIVSAGVFGFATLDGVGLVEAAFWLIDPTSIELHFEQHDGPVRAIKAYSILVTVGLVLSGLWIGETVLTAAFGGQIRAEVTRATMRRQISELENHVIVCGYGMFGRTIANRLADAGRDIVVVEFDEDTARRARDDGHLLVEGDARREGVLRDAGINRASKLVAAIDDSNITIQITIVSGTAENTPELLVRVGEEMYESVAREAGADEVVIPEVVSGQQITRLLEESPE, from the coding sequence ATGGCCGATCGACCGATCCTGCGACGGACGCTGGCGCCGATCACGAGTTTCGTGGCGATCGTTTCCGCCGGCGTCTTCGGGTTCGCGACTCTCGACGGCGTCGGACTCGTCGAGGCGGCGTTCTGGCTGATCGATCCGACGAGCATCGAACTTCACTTCGAACAGCACGATGGACCGGTCCGAGCCATCAAGGCGTATTCGATCCTGGTTACGGTCGGACTGGTCCTCTCGGGCCTGTGGATCGGTGAAACGGTGCTCACTGCGGCGTTCGGCGGACAGATTCGAGCGGAGGTGACACGAGCAACCATGCGTCGACAGATCTCGGAACTCGAAAACCACGTCATCGTCTGCGGCTACGGAATGTTCGGACGAACGATCGCGAACCGTCTCGCCGACGCCGGGCGGGACATCGTCGTCGTCGAATTCGACGAGGATACCGCCCGTCGAGCGCGAGACGACGGCCACCTGCTCGTCGAGGGCGACGCCAGACGCGAGGGGGTACTGCGAGACGCGGGGATCAATCGCGCGTCGAAACTCGTCGCCGCGATCGACGATTCGAATATCACGATCCAGATCACGATCGTCAGTGGGACGGCGGAGAACACGCCGGAACTGCTCGTCCGCGTCGGCGAAGAGATGTACGAGTCGGTCGCGAGGGAGGCCGGCGCAGACGAGGTCGTCATCCCCGAGGTCGTCAGCGGTCAGCAGATAACTCGGCTGCTCGAGGAGTCGCCGGAGTGA